One Microlunatus soli genomic window carries:
- a CDS encoding 1,4-dihydroxy-2-naphthoyl-CoA synthase has product MTQAAPDPSSIANPFRPDVWEPVAGFDFTDISYHRAKAAPVVRIAFDRPEVRNAFRPHTVDELATALDHARTSSDVGAVLLTGNGPSPKDGGWAFCSGGDQRIRGRAGYQYADGETAEEVDPAKLGRLHILEVQRMIRFMPKVVIALVSGWAAGGGHSLHVVCDLTLASAEHARFKQTDADVGSFDGGFGSAYLARQVGQKRAREIFFLGRAYDAEEGKQLGMVNEVVPHADLEQVGLEWGKIICQKSPTAQRMLKFAFNAIDDGLVGQQVFAGETTRLAYMTDEAVEGRNAFLEKRDPDWTEFPYYY; this is encoded by the coding sequence GTGACGCAGGCTGCTCCCGATCCCTCCTCGATCGCCAACCCGTTCCGGCCGGATGTCTGGGAACCCGTTGCCGGTTTCGACTTCACCGACATCAGCTATCACCGTGCCAAGGCCGCGCCGGTGGTGCGGATCGCCTTCGACCGGCCCGAGGTGCGCAACGCCTTCCGGCCGCACACCGTTGACGAGTTGGCCACCGCTCTTGATCATGCTCGGACTTCCTCCGACGTCGGAGCGGTGTTGTTGACCGGCAACGGCCCGTCACCGAAGGACGGCGGTTGGGCGTTCTGCAGCGGCGGCGATCAGCGGATCCGAGGCCGGGCGGGTTACCAGTACGCCGACGGCGAGACCGCCGAGGAGGTCGACCCGGCCAAGCTCGGACGACTGCACATCCTGGAAGTGCAGCGGATGATCAGATTCATGCCCAAGGTGGTGATCGCGCTGGTCAGTGGCTGGGCGGCCGGCGGCGGACACAGCCTGCATGTGGTCTGTGATCTGACCCTGGCCAGCGCCGAACATGCCCGGTTCAAGCAGACCGATGCCGACGTCGGTTCCTTCGACGGCGGTTTCGGCTCGGCCTATCTGGCCCGACAGGTGGGGCAGAAACGAGCCCGGGAGATCTTCTTCCTCGGGCGTGCCTATGACGCCGAGGAAGGCAAGCAGCTGGGCATGGTGAACGAGGTCGTCCCGCATGCCGATCTGGAGCAGGTCGGCCTGGAATGGGGCAAGATCATCTGCCAGAAGAGCCCGACGGCGCAACGAATGCTGAAATTCGCCTTCAACGCCATCGACGACGGCCTGGTCGGCCAACAGGTGTTCGCGGGCGAGACGACCCGGTTGGCCTACATGACCGACGAAGCGGTCGAGGGACGCAACGCGTTCCTGGAGAAGCGCGACCCCGACTGGACCGAGTTTCCCTACTATTACTGA
- a CDS encoding NYN domain-containing protein, which yields MDGRCAIFVDAGFLLGAGGTRVSGTSLRSATTVEVGPLITAIVEQVAADCGLDPLRIYWYDATPDAAFTPQHKQIALLPDVKVRLGRIGVSGSQKGVDLRLALDLIGVARNRAACTAYLLTGDDDLTEAIEAAQDLGMKVKLVGIEDADHRLGVMSVAEQLALQVDGLLRLPTSLISEHFHPTRSAAPTPATVGPGAVSRPDPSVLARSHPITPAAGRTNGNGQTPDGSGSTDTSAIAQRTTVVTAELLQAADEVGRIVAEKLFETTTEAQLEEIKSDEPVLPRHLDVVLLKDCASRIGEPSTDLQPIRRTLRSAFWTRLNEMH from the coding sequence ATGGACGGACGCTGCGCGATCTTTGTCGATGCCGGATTTCTGCTCGGAGCGGGCGGCACCCGGGTGTCCGGGACGTCGCTGCGCTCGGCGACGACGGTCGAGGTCGGGCCGTTGATCACCGCGATCGTCGAACAGGTCGCGGCCGACTGCGGGCTGGATCCGTTGCGGATCTACTGGTACGACGCAACGCCCGACGCCGCCTTCACCCCACAGCACAAACAGATCGCGCTGCTGCCCGACGTCAAGGTCCGGTTGGGCCGGATCGGCGTCAGCGGGAGCCAGAAGGGCGTCGACCTCCGACTCGCCCTGGACCTGATCGGTGTTGCGCGGAACCGGGCCGCCTGCACCGCCTACCTGCTGACCGGTGACGACGACCTGACCGAGGCGATCGAGGCCGCTCAGGATCTCGGGATGAAGGTCAAGCTGGTCGGCATCGAGGACGCCGATCATCGACTCGGGGTGATGTCGGTCGCCGAACAGCTGGCACTCCAGGTCGACGGCCTGCTGCGGTTGCCCACCTCGTTGATCTCCGAGCATTTCCATCCGACCCGGTCCGCGGCTCCGACGCCGGCGACGGTCGGCCCCGGCGCCGTGTCCCGCCCCGATCCGAGCGTCCTGGCCCGCAGTCACCCGATCACACCGGCCGCGGGCCGGACGAACGGGAACGGGCAGACTCCGGACGGCTCGGGCAGCACCGACACGTCGGCGATCGCCCAGCGGACGACCGTGGTGACCGCCGAGCTGTTGCAGGCCGCCGACGAAGTCGGCCGGATCGTGGCCGAGAAGCTGTTCGAGACGACCACCGAAGCGCAACTGGAGGAGATCAAGTCCGACGAGCCGGTGTTGCCACGCCATCTCGATGTGGTGTTGCTCAAGGACTGCGCCAGCAGGATCGGCGAGCCGAGCACCGACCTGCAGCCGATCCGTCGGACGCTGCGGTCGGCGTTCTGGACCCGGCTGAACGAGATGCACTGA
- a CDS encoding VOC family protein: MSDSATTTAQTTRSGEPAPTVWPAFQVRDADSMVTFLTDVLGFENTALYADGGTIAHAQFDWPEGGGVMFGSVAENSVWQREPGVSGFYVVTDRVDEIFQRVQASGAKVLREPTDTDYGNHEFSCADPEGNLWSFGTYRGEPPTGS; the protein is encoded by the coding sequence ATGTCCGATTCAGCAACGACCACAGCCCAGACAACACGATCCGGGGAGCCGGCACCGACCGTGTGGCCGGCCTTCCAGGTCCGCGACGCCGACAGCATGGTCACCTTCCTGACCGACGTGCTCGGCTTCGAGAACACCGCGCTGTATGCCGACGGCGGCACGATCGCGCATGCACAGTTCGACTGGCCGGAGGGTGGCGGCGTGATGTTCGGCAGTGTCGCCGAAAACTCCGTGTGGCAACGGGAGCCGGGCGTCTCCGGCTTCTACGTGGTCACCGATCGGGTCGATGAGATCTTCCAACGGGTGCAGGCATCCGGGGCGAAGGTCCTGCGGGAGCCGACCGACACCGACTACGGCAACCACGAATTCTCCTGCGCCGACCCGGAGGGAAACCTGTGGTCCTTCGGGACCTATCGCGGAGAGCCGCCGACCGGTTCCTGA
- a CDS encoding AraC family transcriptional regulator translates to MVSSFDQQTGYARADGLLPGAVASAVGYSSDGDLPRLHRGLPSPYLTFIISLDGPVVGGYTPEQATGERALRADVLAAGLHTAASYVVQPERQSGLQLAIYPPAVRRLLATPLGEITDQSWNAADLLGRSATRLWERVGNTEGWAERFAVLQGFLTHQLDRSDSRRQMRPELLEAWKWLVRHRGAGSIGGLSEHVLLSRRQVQTLFVREFGVGPKMFNRLLRYHRSIRLISARISEQHSIGDVVDDHPAGAAGVDLARIAAECGFADQSHLNRDFVAFTGVSPTAWIAEEFPNIVAGGHRNGDADDPAP, encoded by the coding sequence ATGGTATCGAGCTTCGACCAGCAGACGGGATACGCCCGGGCAGACGGACTGCTGCCCGGGGCGGTCGCGTCTGCGGTCGGCTACTCCTCCGACGGCGACCTGCCCCGGCTGCATCGCGGGCTGCCCTCGCCGTATCTGACCTTCATCATCAGCCTGGACGGTCCGGTGGTCGGCGGCTACACCCCCGAACAGGCGACCGGTGAGAGGGCATTGCGTGCCGATGTGCTGGCCGCCGGTCTGCACACCGCCGCCAGCTATGTCGTCCAGCCGGAGCGGCAGTCCGGGCTCCAGTTGGCGATCTATCCACCGGCCGTACGACGTCTGTTGGCGACGCCGCTGGGCGAGATCACCGACCAGAGTTGGAACGCCGCCGACCTGCTCGGCCGGTCGGCGACCCGGCTCTGGGAACGCGTCGGGAACACCGAGGGGTGGGCGGAGAGATTCGCTGTCCTGCAAGGATTCCTGACTCACCAGCTCGACCGGTCCGACAGTCGTCGGCAGATGCGTCCGGAGCTGCTGGAGGCCTGGAAATGGCTGGTCCGGCACCGCGGCGCCGGATCGATCGGTGGGCTGTCGGAGCACGTACTCCTCAGTCGACGTCAGGTGCAGACCCTCTTCGTGCGTGAGTTCGGTGTCGGTCCGAAGATGTTCAATCGATTGCTGCGCTACCACCGGTCGATCCGCTTGATCAGCGCCCGGATCAGCGAGCAACACAGCATCGGCGATGTCGTCGATGATCATCCGGCCGGGGCTGCTGGTGTTGATCTTGCTCGGATCGCCGCCGAGTGCGGCTTCGCCGACCAGTCCCATCTCAATCGTGATTTCGTCGCGTTCACCGGGGTCAGCCCGACCGCCTGGATCGCCGAGGAATTCCCCAACATCGTCGCCGGCGGGCACCGCAACGGGGACGCGGACGATCCCGCGCCGTGA
- a CDS encoding YqeB family protein, with amino-acid sequence MADHESSRPSSEHGASERTVLEVKPAHQAVIVIGLTVVGIALGVVAPFLMQWADGQDWLPFEGPRRLLEKLSSTVGSWILIAIGAVAGVLAGLGIAGELSKISISADEVIIIKGSKKKRFSRAQVTRAMYDDRHLVLRDDRDADLIREDLDVAKDDVLTAFRRHGWPTE; translated from the coding sequence GTGGCTGACCATGAATCGTCGCGACCGTCCTCGGAACACGGCGCCAGCGAGCGGACCGTTCTGGAGGTCAAGCCGGCGCACCAGGCCGTGATCGTGATCGGCCTGACGGTGGTCGGCATCGCGCTCGGTGTCGTGGCGCCGTTCCTGATGCAGTGGGCCGACGGGCAGGACTGGTTGCCGTTCGAGGGGCCACGGCGGCTGTTGGAGAAGTTGTCGTCCACGGTCGGATCGTGGATCCTGATCGCCATCGGTGCGGTCGCCGGCGTCCTCGCCGGGCTCGGCATCGCCGGTGAGCTGAGCAAGATCAGCATCAGTGCCGACGAAGTGATCATCATCAAGGGCAGCAAGAAGAAGCGATTCTCCCGGGCCCAGGTCACCAGGGCGATGTACGACGACCGACACCTGGTGCTCCGCGACGATCGCGACGCGGACCTGATCCGGGAGGATCTCGACGTCGCCAAGGACGATGTGCTGACCGCGTTCCGGCGGCACGGTTGGCCGACCGAGTGA
- a CDS encoding TetR/AcrR family transcriptional regulator — translation MNDPADSADSVQPPSAAPRSAASRRTRRLIIDAAIETLGQRQSAALGEIADAAGVSRSTLHRQFADRTALLSAVDDECRHRFDDASRRAQVFTGTGLEAIGRLAQEYLDLGPVLSLIFADNALIDPDNWEDVEERDGSGGSDELNGGTGLAAIIERGHHDGSIDAALPTPWIVTTLWVLLFGAWQVQSSGAARHEVSALLARTLIGALGHRT, via the coding sequence GTGAACGACCCAGCCGACTCCGCCGACTCGGTGCAACCACCGTCCGCGGCACCCCGATCGGCGGCCAGCCGACGCACTCGACGGCTGATCATCGATGCCGCGATCGAGACCCTCGGACAACGGCAGTCAGCGGCACTCGGCGAGATCGCCGACGCCGCCGGAGTGAGCCGCTCGACCCTGCATCGACAGTTCGCCGACCGCACGGCCCTGTTGTCCGCCGTCGACGACGAGTGTCGACACCGCTTCGACGACGCGAGCCGGCGAGCGCAGGTCTTCACCGGCACCGGATTGGAGGCGATCGGCCGACTCGCCCAGGAGTATCTCGACCTGGGGCCGGTGCTGTCGTTGATCTTCGCCGACAACGCACTGATCGACCCCGACAACTGGGAAGACGTGGAGGAGCGCGACGGCAGCGGAGGCAGCGACGAGCTGAACGGCGGCACCGGCTTGGCCGCGATCATCGAACGCGGCCACCACGACGGCAGCATCGACGCCGCCCTGCCCACCCCATGGATCGTCACCACGCTGTGGGTCCTGCTGTTCGGCGCCTGGCAGGTGCAGTCCTCCGGTGCCGCACGCCACGAGGTGTCGGCACTCCTCGCACGAACCCTGATCGGCGCGCTCGGCCACCGCACCTGA
- a CDS encoding BadF/BadG/BcrA/BcrD ATPase family protein, protein MPRFVIAVDAGGTHTRVGCFALDGSRLGGATGPGGSPNHNHDAAENVAATLADALRNGGLDSTEAVALLAGVAAFVNGRDNPWAESFIRSPGLCCPTKIVNDAVVAHAGALAGEPGVIVVAGTGSMIAAITEAGEMIESGDLQHYAGGARHLVFDAMHRVFTGQIGEADATLIGEILLYWKASDVDQLRRIVLDLRAQDRNDVKRRYGDLAPLITAAADTSPLADAALRTLTTKTAVGIALLAPLITGVRAPVALAGSLATAPTFVRRLDEDLTLLTAGGDTSGQVIEIATTILDPVGGAALLALEIAGVPRSAELITQLQN, encoded by the coding sequence ATGCCGCGCTTTGTGATCGCCGTCGATGCCGGCGGCACGCATACGCGGGTCGGCTGCTTCGCCCTGGACGGCAGCAGACTGGGCGGTGCCACCGGACCGGGCGGCAGCCCGAATCACAATCACGATGCGGCCGAGAACGTCGCCGCAACGCTGGCCGACGCACTGCGCAACGGCGGACTGGACAGCACCGAAGCCGTTGCCCTGCTCGCCGGAGTGGCGGCCTTCGTCAACGGTCGCGACAATCCGTGGGCCGAGTCCTTCATCCGATCACCCGGGTTGTGCTGCCCGACCAAGATCGTCAACGATGCGGTCGTCGCGCACGCCGGAGCGCTCGCCGGTGAGCCCGGCGTGATCGTGGTCGCCGGGACCGGCTCGATGATCGCGGCGATCACCGAGGCCGGCGAGATGATCGAAAGCGGTGACCTCCAGCACTATGCCGGCGGCGCCCGCCATCTCGTCTTCGATGCCATGCATCGGGTGTTCACCGGCCAGATCGGCGAGGCGGACGCAACGTTGATCGGGGAGATTCTCCTGTACTGGAAGGCTTCCGATGTCGATCAGCTGCGGCGGATCGTCCTTGATCTTCGCGCGCAGGACCGCAACGACGTCAAGCGGCGTTACGGTGATCTTGCTCCGTTGATCACCGCTGCTGCCGACACCTCCCCACTCGCCGACGCCGCATTGCGCACGCTCACCACCAAGACGGCGGTTGGCATCGCACTGCTGGCGCCCTTGATCACCGGGGTGCGGGCGCCGGTCGCCCTGGCCGGCTCGCTGGCCACCGCGCCGACCTTCGTACGACGCCTCGACGAGGACCTGACCCTGCTCACCGCTGGCGGCGACACGTCCGGTCAGGTCATCGAGATCGCGACAACGATCCTTGATCCCGTGGGCGGGGCCGCACTGCTGGCCCTCGAGATCGCAGGGGTCCCCCGAAGCGCCGAGCTGATCACTCAGCTGCAGAACTGA
- a CDS encoding ArsR/SmtB family transcription factor — translation MAEPPVVSDPRVLRAIAHPTRGRILSELSAVGTARAADLARDLGIPANQASFHLRQLAKYGLVEEAPDQARDRRDRVWRPSAEHGYQVNLKTLERTTGGEGAVAVYKNHVQARAGYLVDRAMQDEEDDGGGDRSIIDSAIRLTAEERNEFAAEVSDLLDRWSDRTRDRGAERRTYSFFLVFQPYPPLGPTP, via the coding sequence ATGGCCGAACCCCCCGTCGTCAGTGACCCGCGGGTGCTCCGCGCGATCGCGCACCCGACCCGCGGCCGGATCCTGTCCGAGCTCAGTGCCGTGGGCACCGCCCGAGCCGCCGACCTCGCCCGAGATCTCGGGATTCCCGCCAACCAGGCGAGCTTCCATCTCCGCCAGCTCGCCAAGTACGGGCTGGTCGAGGAGGCGCCCGATCAGGCTCGTGATCGGCGCGACCGGGTCTGGCGGCCATCGGCCGAACACGGCTATCAGGTGAACCTGAAGACCCTGGAGCGGACCACCGGCGGCGAGGGAGCGGTCGCGGTCTACAAGAATCACGTGCAGGCCCGGGCCGGCTATCTGGTCGACCGGGCGATGCAGGACGAGGAGGACGACGGCGGTGGCGACCGGTCGATCATCGACTCCGCGATCCGCCTCACCGCCGAGGAGCGCAACGAGTTCGCCGCGGAGGTGTCCGACCTGCTGGACCGTTGGTCGGATCGCACCCGGGACCGGGGGGCGGAGCGGCGCACCTATTCGTTCTTCCTGGTGTTCCAGCCCTATCCCCCGCTCGGGCCGACGCCCTGA